Within the Brevibacillus laterosporus LMG 15441 genome, the region ATGGCAACATGGGATTTATCGAAAACAAAGCACCATATCCTGCTATGTAATGGTGGTAGCTGCATGCGAAAAGGTGGCGAAGAAGTCACTGTGGCGATTCGTCAGGAAATAGCCCGGCAGCGAGCAGATGAACAGATTCATACAACCCGGACCAGATGTAATGGACGCTGTGAGGATGCCTGTGTCTTGATTGTGTATCCAGATGGAGTTTGGTATCAAAATGTTCAGCCTGAGGATGCGAAAGAGATTGTCGAACATCTTGTCCAAGGACAGCATTATCAGGCTAAAATTAGCCATAGATACTCCGGCGACGGATTTGTTAGAAATGAAACCGTAGCGCTTGGGGTAAAGAAATAAAAGAACAGACTCCCAAATCTGATATTATCCCCTTTTAGTAGACAGTAAGAAGCAAGACCCCTTACTGTATTAACTAGGAGGGGAATTTTTTATGGGGAAAATTAGAAAAACATATTCAAAGAATTTTAAGCTAAAAGCCGTACAGCTTTATTTGAGCGGTGAACAAGGGTACAAAACACTTACAAGGGATCTCGGCATTAGTGACCCTTCTATTTTAAGAAGATGGGTTGATCATTATAGAAAGGAAGGTATACAGGGACTAGATGAAAAACGCGGGAGAACAAAAAATCCTCTTAGAGGAAGACCACGAACAAGGCCAGAGAGTACGGAGGAAGAGATAGTTCGATTACGTGCAGAGAACGAATTCTTAAAAAAGTGGCTAGGTCTAGAAAAGAGGTGAAACCGAAAGATAAACGCTGTTTTTTCGAGCTTATTAAAGAATTGTCTAAAAAGTATTCTATTACTTTATTGTGTAAAATTACGAAAGTATCTCGTAGTGGTTTTTACAAGTGGCTTTCTCATGAGAAACACCCCACCTCAAAACAATTGGTAAATGAAAAATTAAGAGGAATGATCATGGAGTGTTATCAAGAGGTCAAAGGCATTTACGGGTATCCCCGAATAAAAGTGTGGTTATTTAGAAGGTACGGACTAAAAGTCAATCATAAACGTGTGTATCGCATCATGAAGGAACTTGGGATACAAGCGCTAATCCGTAAAAAACGAAAATTCTTTGGGCGCAAAGAGAAGGTTGTTATCTCCGAAAACAAGCTGAATCGAAATTTTTACGCCTCACGGCCAAATGAGAAATGGGCTACAGATATTACCTACATACTATTTAATGGTCGCCGTCTTTATCTGTCGGTCATATACGACATGTATAACAACGAAGTTGTTGCCTACAAAACAAGCAAACGTAATGATTTACAGCTTGTAATGGATACCGTAAAATTAGCGCTTAAAAAGCGGGATGTAAACGGAGTCCTCCTACACAGTGATCAAGGATATCAGTACACCTCAAAGCAGTATAACCAGTTCCTTCAGAAATATAAAATCGTAGCAAGTATGTCTAGAAAAGGTAACTGTTTAGATAACGC harbors:
- a CDS encoding transposase, giving the protein MGKIRKTYSKNFKLKAVQLYLSGEQGYKTLTRDLGISDPSILRRWVDHYRKEGIQGLDEKRGRTKNPLRGRPRTRPESTEEEIVRLRAENEFLKKWLGLEKR
- a CDS encoding (2Fe-2S) ferredoxin domain-containing protein; amino-acid sequence: MATWDLSKTKHHILLCNGGSCMRKGGEEVTVAIRQEIARQRADEQIHTTRTRCNGRCEDACVLIVYPDGVWYQNVQPEDAKEIVEHLVQGQHYQAKISHRYSGDGFVRNETVALGVKK
- a CDS encoding IS3 family transposase, encoding MKPKDKRCFFELIKELSKKYSITLLCKITKVSRSGFYKWLSHEKHPTSKQLVNEKLRGMIMECYQEVKGIYGYPRIKVWLFRRYGLKVNHKRVYRIMKELGIQALIRKKRKFFGRKEKVVISENKLNRNFYASRPNEKWATDITYILFNGRRLYLSVIYDMYNNEVVAYKTSKRNDLQLVMDTVKLALKKRDVNGVLLHSDQGYQYTSKQYNQFLQKYKIVASMSRKGNCLDNACIEGFFGHLKTECLYLHSFQTDKEVEEALHGYINFYNQQRFQSRLKNLSPIEYRTQAA